Proteins found in one Acidobacteriota bacterium genomic segment:
- the rpe gene encoding ribulose-phosphate 3-epimerase, with product MSAAKRAVQLVPSILSADFGCLERELAAAAAAGADRFQVDIMDGHFVPNISMGPMFVAATRRFTTLPIETHLMVSRPEQWVTSCAQAGANVIIVHAEATVHLHSLLASIRKAGAQPAVALNPDSPLALIEEALDQVALVLLMTVEPGFGGQAFISSVLPKIARLRQVLDARGLVCDIEVDGGIEPSTIAEARAAGANIFVAGSAVFGHPQGATAGVNTLRAALG from the coding sequence ATGAGCGCGGCGAAGCGAGCAGTACAACTGGTCCCATCGATTTTGTCCGCCGACTTCGGCTGCCTGGAGCGTGAACTTGCTGCCGCCGCAGCCGCCGGCGCGGATCGGTTTCAGGTCGACATCATGGATGGCCATTTCGTGCCCAACATCTCCATGGGCCCCATGTTCGTCGCCGCCACGCGCCGTTTCACCACCCTGCCCATCGAAACCCATTTGATGGTTTCGCGCCCCGAACAATGGGTGACGTCTTGCGCCCAGGCCGGCGCCAACGTCATCATTGTCCACGCCGAGGCAACCGTCCACCTTCACAGTCTGCTCGCCTCGATCCGCAAAGCCGGCGCCCAACCCGCTGTCGCCCTCAACCCGGATTCACCGCTGGCGCTGATCGAAGAAGCGCTTGATCAAGTCGCACTGGTGCTGCTGATGACGGTCGAGCCCGGTTTCGGCGGCCAGGCATTCATCAGCAGCGTGCTCCCCAAAATCGCCCGCCTGCGCCAAGTGCTCGACGCCCGCGGCCTCGTCTGCGACATCGAGGTCGATGGCGGCATCGAACCCTCCACGATTGCCGAGGCTCGCGCCGCCGGCGCTAACATCTTCGTCGCTGGCAGCGCCGTCTTCGGCCATCCTCAGGGCGCCACCGCCGGTGTTAACACCCTCCGCGCCGCCCTTGGTTAA
- a CDS encoding DUF3106 domain-containing protein: protein MLRWSRGSCVFLLVLLAAATVVAQRPHRRSPPRLTSPGAGLHRLTQLPPPESEQRLRQNPDFQRLSPETQQKMLRRLKRLNAMPPQKQKRVIRHLRAFGKLTAQQQAGLRQVYAQYSKMPSADQLAFRTAYHSLRPMAPAARQQYLAQLQQQHSLTAPELVTLRHALDLDLPADLVSAPDP from the coding sequence GTGTTGCGATGGAGCCGAGGCAGTTGCGTATTCCTGCTGGTGCTGCTGGCGGCGGCGACGGTCGTCGCGCAACGGCCGCATCGCCGCAGTCCGCCGCGGCTGACCTCACCCGGCGCGGGATTGCATCGCCTCACCCAGCTTCCGCCCCCGGAAAGCGAACAACGGCTGCGGCAGAATCCGGATTTTCAGCGCCTTTCGCCGGAGACGCAACAGAAAATGCTGCGCAGGCTGAAGCGGCTCAACGCCATGCCGCCACAGAAACAGAAGCGCGTCATCCGGCACCTGCGGGCCTTCGGCAAGCTGACTGCGCAACAGCAAGCGGGCCTGCGGCAGGTCTACGCGCAGTACAGCAAGATGCCGTCCGCCGACCAGCTCGCCTTTCGCACGGCCTATCATTCTCTGCGCCCGATGGCGCCCGCTGCGCGCCAGCAGTACCTGGCGCAACTGCAACAGCAGCACAGCCTGACCGCCCCTGAGCTGGTGACGTTGCGCCACGCGCTGGATCTGGATCTGCCGGCTGACCTGGTGAGCGCCCCTGATCCTTAA